The DNA segment gaatgttggaagcaaagaaaaccgatgcttggcggcgccacaggcggccagaaagtttcgattttttatggcgcttcgcgtctaagAGCTTTGGTTGCCCCGTGgtattgtttttgacgcgcctcgatttacgaGCGCCGAACAGCATagcaactccaagtgccgcttcaagtgctagttaacctttgaaggagcctgttaaggctggtcagatgatcgccacggtcgatgaaaaactaagGTGGCACGACaatcggtgatcgtacaaggcaattcgccgtataaagagcacttgtgtcgtcgtacgctcgcccggcgaaacattcccagctgtgccagtcaacttcaaactacttaacggaaatcatttattaaggacgggagacaaggtacaaggcagttaaaaaaaaaagtgatggcctagctgtgttaggccagggtatacgtagcgaaagcgcggagacttctgcatcggaagagtacattcactagatgcgccttaattcatggttaaatcttgagccgtcgtggcggagtggtagagtctccgcctcaaactacaaaggcccttgttagattccgagcctcggcacaggttctttttttttcagtgagtgggcggggggtttcagtggctaccataggtgccgccactgaatacgttggttagcgattaagcgcaggctctgttaaggtgtgTTTAtactccggagtaatgcgcgcgcgcgctgcatggcgacgtcacgtcggccaaaccgagaccctctatgctccaactgtgcttgaccgccgacgcgttcagcagtttcggcgcactctgaccgcactggcggagactttaagcatgtctctattttgcgaagggtgcgccagccaccgccggcccggccagaccgattcagctctgcggcgaggtacgtgttgtgacgtcattcaatagcttcggcagttggacgcaggtgttcttttcgagctctcggctaatttaatccattcacagtacacatctgaaggtacatgcaagtgggcgagagagcccgatccagtagaccccgtaccgccggaaacgcgcggaagccgttgaagcgtgggctttactttcaagccgccaactttaaacgcaagcgcccttgagtacccatccgtttttttggcaaaaaataaaataaataacctggcccttgcaaccgtgggagaccatgatgccgcctgctgcactgtgcaaccgcgccgttcaaggaatcgcaatccgtttgcccctaagccccggccagcctccaatgggcgcgactcaccgaccttgtcctggccccttgtgactccccgcactggggttatgatatttgatttgcaacggctgctcatggcgggagggggaaacaacccgccggtacctaacctaaccgtgctccctcaaaagcatcgcacgcactgtggggctgaggtcgctgaaatgcaggccggagtttttgcgagaacttcgtcgtcaggttcgggaacaggatcgatcataacgcagacaagacgccggtgcaaatgcAAACGAAGTgacagtagcgacccccgatagatgccttcaacgtgcggcggcagtagctttcatttcggctgctagaccacactgctagccgcgagaaatcaagtctgcgcttacgtcacgtttcacgtcaatgcgtcctgtaacgtcataagagtgcgccgtgatgtcataaagttcccgagtttgaatcggagtggcgagaaaaactttttcaactttgaatccaaatttctttgaaataaatgcatctttcactcccggacaggcagcaacaaagccttgaaatgccgaactatcagattttgctaacaaaaataatttgataaagttctcctaactgcccctttaacagagcctgcgcttatccgctaaccaacgtattcggtggcggcatctatgcgcgccactgaaaccgcccacccactcactgaataaaaaaacaaaaacctgtgccgaggctcggaatcgaaccagggccattgtagtttgaggcggactctaccactccgccacgacggctcaagatataaccatgaataaaggcgcatctagtgagtgcactcttcgatgcagaagtctccgcgctttcgctacgtatatcctggcctaacacagctaggccatcaattttttttaactgccttgtaccttgtctcccgtccctaataaatgatttccgttaagtagtttgaagctgactggcacagccgggaatgtttcgccgggcaagcgtactacgacacaagtgctctttatactgctaactgccttgtacgatcaccgaccatcgtgccatcatggtttttcatcgactgcggcaatcatctgaccagccttaacaggctccttcaaaggttaactagcacttgaagcggcacggagttcatctgctgttcggcacttgtaaatcgagacgcgttaaaaacaaaaccatgaggcacacaaagctcatagacgcggagcgccataacaagtcgaaactcttctggccgcctgtggagccgccaagcatcggctttttttgcttccaacattcaggttgtcttttgtctgtcttccttgtgtgataaaagtgcactatcggttttaaaacaaaacttacttcaatattgaaccgcgcaaccttccttagtcagcctcagagattcgcagcttcatgtaggaaggaaaatttctccaacgtggcgtctattgtccaatgacgtcatcacgcttgtacttgcgagattgccctgtggcggcgatacctgtattttggttcttgctattttctactttacaagagctttgtttttcagtaagtgttgcgtttttgtgatcaggagcttatattctatcgatacaagccaacttcaatttctcctcagtgttcctttaattggcatctccaggggattttaaagcactttgagtttactatcacattacacttcttgaaccttgtctcagttgcaagatataattctgcaaaataatgaaatgtcaacaactagaacacaaacaaaaactgcatttcgaccacaaagccatcgctaagcaaaaCTGCTCTGAGCtaccacaggttaaaattgtgcctagggctgctctgcaggcaattttttttctgcttcatatcattcggacagaaaatttcccatttccgagaggtgtgcagtgatgctcatccccatgtttccagtttctagattgtttgcctgcatttatcaaggatgagagctaaaagcatttcaagcttacaaaatcattcttgtaagatcgacaattgggctttgatgccccagcgccccgtgctgaagaaggagcaaaacacaggcggaagacgaggctgacaaagttcagtttggcgcacaggaacgcttggctaccgaggtgcgctgtactagcaaagattgtggccgtcgacacttcttgttagcactgtgcacccagcccctccacaggcgtaaagacgcaaatcaaacaagtgTGGCCACAACCTTTGTTAGCACGgtgcaccccggtagccaagcgttcctgagcaccaaactgaactttgtcagcctcatcttccatctgtgttttgctcctttatcagcactggccgagggggcatcaaagcccacttgtcttacattctaaatatgcgacaccttcatacctggctgctgacctcagcaagatatccgggttctgtggtgcagcaggatccatgctagtggaagactgcaaagtatgaaaagtgttcgcatttgctacaaaagactaatgtacaaggtaaattaaagggcaacttcagaggattttcaaacatattctgtttactatcacattacacttcttgagcctggtcagagtcccgagaaatttttccaaataaggagcaaagaaataatgaaataccattaactagaacacaaaaagcttgatttcaatcaacagatcaaaatatgatgttaaagggttttactggtaacactggtgactcacattctgtaatgcaccaactagctttaaaggagtataaacacccatattttgggtgtgtgtttttgctttctaatgaggcatcaggcattattatacatggattaccttgtggtattttcctattctcaagtctagcaagagaacagcagttcacaattggtagcgaggtaagggaaaaggtaaaggaatacgtctatttaaggcaggtatcaatagtgacaactgatccggatcatgagggaataactagaaggataagattgcgatggagcacatatggcagcgtctctcaggtcatgaatgggagtttaccaatatgcctcaagagaaatgtgtacaacagctgtatcttaccagtacccacctatggggcagaaacgtggaggctaacaaaaagggttcagcttaagctgaggacaacgcagtgagccacggaaagaaaaatgataggcgtaacgttaaagcagtataacacctaccgtttgggtgcgtgctttcttatttgtaatgatgcataaggcattattatacatggagtagcagctagtaatctcttacgaccgcttaataatttataatagcatttatttttcgtccagtttcggcttcaacacttgaacaaggacagtgacgtcaatgtgtgcttacacgtcacgagacatgaaaaaacagcaatataatcgctgcttgcacatttgttgtcattccagcaattgaggaaggctgatttcaacactgcagtaaattagaacaatgaagcagcgattctatggacatttttccatggctcacgtgaaggaaaagccctctttgacgtcagagccattgttcggctgttccaaaactgaaacagcatgacaggaaaaaacaattataaattatttagcggtcgtaggcaaacatcacatggtgattcatgcatagtagcgtcttctgcatcattgaagaaaagaaaacatgccaccaaaattaggtgtctatactcctttaagagaccggaagcaggaagagtggttgagggaacacacgcgggttaatgacatcctagccaaaatcaagaggaagaaattggcttgagcggggaatgtaatacgaaggtaagatagctgttggtccttaagggattccaagagaaagaaagcacagcagggggtggcagaaggttaggtgggcgtatgaaattaagaagtttgcaggcataaggtgggcgcagctggcaagacatggttaattggagagacatgggagaggccttcaccctgcattgggtgtaatcaggctgatgatgatgaagattctcccatgactactaaataatttataatcgaatttctttctcgcgccgtttcagtttcaagagctgaatggggactatgacgtcaaagtgagcttataggtcatgcgaggcatgaaaaactgcaatataatcggtgctgctacatttgtcattccgactattcaggaaggctggcttcaacactgtagtgaattaaaacgatcaagcagcaattatatcgcattttttccatgcttcacgttacagataacctctctgatgtcacagtcttcactcggctgttgaaaccaagacagcatggcagaaaaattcgattctaaattatttataggtcccaggcaaacaccacatgatgattcattcatagtagtgtcttctgaatcattgtaggcaagaaaacatgccaccaaaattaggtgtctatacatatTTAAATCTTTAAACTATCATTGGGCTCTTTCAAattgccgtgctcggagagcctgttcgctaccagaaaattcactcctgacaggaaggtgcatcatgctcacatgaactggtcgccgccagaaccagcctgctggcaatcatggcgccaaggctgtccatggatcacggaaggcgagtgccctctgctgctttgcttgctgttgcgtctcattgctcgcatgcgtatggtagaaatctgatccttgggagcaaAAGAAAGGAcattagttattcagggcagccgcggactcttgcactcagatgcatacatcggcggcaacaacgcaagtatatgtccttcagtgcgttgtgtgctgtcgtgaagtctggatgtaagcttcgagatatcctcaaaagcatatgtgacgggcagtcgcactctaaggacttgcatttgacaccacataggagggctaattggacagcgttaattggaaagacatgggagaggcttttgccctgtgggtgtagtgaggctgatgatgaggaggagggaaaaactgcgcatgcactgctcaaacaacatgctgtagttacagattattgcatatttgttaactacacactaattacttgggcgccaatgatcgaccctgcctatactgactctcctgtggtagttgcaatttctgtttgtgaactaattcctgtgggctgtaagcagaaaacaatcaggatatgttccactcaactgtagtctgccgccctccagctgttaatattgctgccaacaagtaatgcacgcattattttgacaagcgtgcatatcagctggttgaacatttttctgaagtgcgtgcactgtacaaatttagctgaacgtcgtgtctgtatgctatcgcttttactgcagagctagcactcgaatgaaaggcattacaacctggccttgcatgtcggccccgcactctgtgcaggcatgatgatccacactgggaaatttttctttttgatgagtcaaatgcaaggtgaagtatgcatacggtatttctcaggtattttaagcacttgtggcagaagatcCGAGCACCAAGCCTTATGGCAACGACcaaatcggcacacgcaaggttatgcttcatcttcagctgtaaaatgaaaatgacctccgtagagaataaaaattttgaacaacaaatttggcagagcacacatgcacgccagccggcagccactacttaaagggccccgaccaccctctggctgaaaatgtcctctaccaaggttgttgtgatgcaccgtccccggaacacacaaccgcaaacaatctttaataaaagacattatattggagttacatatatggcaaactagctacttttccatgctcctctccttccattccctctcagaggtttttctcccttccgcttggtccactagctttagtcctccatccctgcttgttctgtgtggctgcccttccgtttacaagagtaggcagcaccccttttgtttgaaagtcaaatggggagctttcggtggtgtccgcgttgggcctgttatgaacagaatgcacaccagccgaagaggattaaggtgcagatcccatcgacagggatgaccacggaggtgcagcaacagcagcggcaatttcgacagcgtcatcaggtggccgacgactgcacaaaaagaaaggatgactagctgggaaggagcctgttcttcccacgcttggctcgatgcaaatgaccttccccctttgactggttccctgcaagaagcgaccgacgatggacagatgacgagaagaggggaacggtgccttccagtaattaatcgtgtcttgacaagagccgctcCGACCGgggagagcccaccgcagttgtagcccacagcgtagcaccggtgttttcgatagacacgtgaataataattatcacccctcgtgaataataattatcaaaggccctatccgtgtctcacgtggcccgattcgctttggtaagccgcataaccgaagaatagcagggcttataaatttccagcaatacatatatttaaccagtatcatggcactgagaaaacaggccaccgagttgcaagccgaagctaagacaacgtgctgcaatcagagaagtgcgctgtcccgcaaagccgtatcggtgggctcgatacaaagctctctgttgctgaaggcagcctggctgctccctcaaacaataaatattttagacaacaatgcgaggaggcaatacgaaaaatgaaactttgacctgacatgaagcacacaatatatgagaacaaaaaacagaacgatgcttccattgcacatgcggttctctagtgtcctacgcaatcttttacaatggtagcatttaagcaatatctctatattacaattcaaagatccgctacaaagctctgttgctgatgggagcctggctgcttcccgcaaccataaatattttagacacacacagacagagacgcctgtctgactctgaagtatgctgctatgtaatgtacatattgcgactggtaagcgtgcgagtggcagtagcagaggcatccgcagtaaaacttcgctcagtacatacatgtatctgtgcaactgttgttgatGGCTCAGgcttttcaaggtccattgcagtgatttttcttttcgacattctctggataagctccgcttttgttactggaacacaagaaatgagagataaaataatgaaagcgacagcaaacacagggcaagctacggaaacggatcagttagtgtgtcgcgttcattgctttccaaaaatcatatgatgctaaaaattagcagatctgaacacagccgatttctccctgcctcatgcaattacttgaattcatgaaaaaaaatcacgatatattatttcgctcagagtgacgcttacgtcgagacctgctacaacgcgaccacgcagtttttcccttctttgggaagcatgcgctgggctgctgcgtgctcggatcgcaatcacagaggaagtggtatcgtaagcgttctgcaagtgctcgcaacagtaaaaaagcatgtgcatcgactttatgtaaaacgccaccaagctttgctaaaagcgttaggcttgactacacgcatcacacgtttggcacttctgaaatctgaccacgtagcgaagtaactgcaaaactcacctctaagctccattacttgggcggaatagaatgccttctcatcttttccgccgagccagtagacgtcctttttttcgccaggtcgctaacgccagtcggtgaggcatcatggataggtgtagcgcaaaggaaacaaggacgacatagagacgtgtacgatagcttttgcgccgttggtcgaagtatttcacgtacgcatagctcgccgcagctgacgaacccatagtggaagtgtcacatgtggctgcaaaacacacaatctaataactgtaacaaccacacacaccgacacgagtaacgacgcaaacgttggacgcaaacgaccgcagacttggattggcttggcgacgcgcaccgcacagggcgctgcatacgatgatgatgatgacctcttctttacaaatcagaataataaatacgttttattcgttcaatttcgtctgtttgtttcctgcggcagaacttgcgtctccgaccgtgatctctataccgctccatatCGCAGCCTCCTCgagcagcgcatccggccatccagttgactgctgattgaccgcatgcagtagcagacgacgcggggctctacacaccatgaaatacttatagttgaaaagttacaaatgctactttgaaggggaaatagttatgagttccgtgtcaagctgtgccacagagcgttggtccaacataagcagaacgactgcagaaccaactagcccctcaaatcggtcttgcacctgtgactgcccatggagtgtgaatagggtggctTAGTGTAACACTAttggctctatcatgtatgagctttatggtaccgctgtaacctaaatgtttgaagtgttctgcgatttttgatcgccactgcattaaacaaagtagtcgctacgtgacaaatcgccttcggtttcggtttcaaagctggaagctatagtggcgcgcggtgccttattgtgctttgcgctttttacttagtgctttaagcagaaagttttatGTGGGTTACGACAAACAGaaagcacctataaagtctgggcctagccgtcagacgacgctagaacattttcagtttcggtttcgaaatataaaagctcctgttgcgcggcatcataaataacgctgggcccttccctgttctctgctctgtaaacagcaacttctgtgttatctacgataaaataaacacttcttttagaactcccctaaatgcagcaagtgcttgaaaagtctgtaattgccgcaaaaaagtattttctggcacggtgcgcggtagatatcataagtactatattgccactgacctgaaatcagcgacttaggaccagcagaggatgaaatatagattgctgaataggtaaattgatgcactgaaagaatttatgttaagaaatcagaagtgtgcaaggtacgaggaggaagaggctctcaaaaataaactgctagtgtgcgctagaacacggaactgggtagcacaaccgcgccctcgatcgaggtgcttcgatcgaggtgatcgaggacctctataattatagttttgcagtgttctctggcacaccgctgtcgcgtccgggtcgtaatggcagcgggtgaaagtttgggctatgctcgagacaattagtatagtGAGGGACTccagaactcattttttttttttagtgggagggcgggacttcgagcttattttgttatttatgtatttaatgctcatttacataataaattttatatatatatatatatatatatatatatatatatatatatatatatatatatatatatatatattcaatgttcaaagcttgatgcaaagtatcacgatgcggtgacgacactccagctgtcaggaagacaacgaaaaggcttccaaaattaactgtttaaggggctgactcacgcccactaagaactgaattactcggcggctgcaataggcttaatcatgcgtgctcggcggtcatcgacctgaatgccatgcagttcttggtcgtgctgaatttaaagctggcaaggaaccttcgagatagagaaccaaaagcagcaagaatctggaaaaatgtggaatcatttgcacgtggccatgatcaacggcataagtctggtcgcacctcgcattcgaaaacaaaatgataaagccgcgtgccggggGTTGAGTGCGAAcaaacaaacggtgcaaagatttatggcaatataaaattaattgaaatgaggagcttataggtgggaagctgtacgcatgaggagtgatcaattccattaaaaaagcctgtgcatagtttgtttaaattctgctaatcgtgatcatgtacacggtcaggccgatatatagtcgatcgaattctgtagggacatgactggttcaggttactcatataccaaatgttttacaactggctactaagccaagcagctcatgcagccctactgtgctttgaattaaaagaggttagaactaatatgtgtttcaattttcagaaatctgatccaagtagagcaaatggagattgggggggcacatccccccctgaaaaatgtgggggggggggggaggcgaccttccccattgccacccccctgttccgcggttcttgagtatagcccacctgaactcgggtaggcagccctatagatacgtgatcggcccactggagtgggtatatctcgcatattgtatatctgatattggtcgccaAGCCAATGTCCaatggtaaacaagtttgaaacgtccaaggtgtcctgagagatgttcaaTCCgatgaagcattcggtcaggcaagatcattgaaggcagttcgcagtgtataccggattgttttttttcgaatatatagctttcgtcgaactataggaactttttggaattcttttattgacatatctcaaataaacccttcatttctgcaagaaaaaaaaacacacacgggtaagcggccctatagatacgtgatcagcccgctggagtgggtatatctcacatattgtataactgatattggtcgcaaagccgatgtctattggtaaacaagtttgaaacgtccgaggtgttctgagagatgttcgatccgacaaagcattcggtcaggcaagatctttgaaggcagttcgcagtgtataccggattgtttttttttgaatatatagctttcgtcgaactataggaactttttggaattcttttattgacatatcagaaataaacccttcatttctgcaaggaaacaaaacacacacaggtaggcggccctatagatgcgtgatcggcccactggagtgggtatatctcccATATTGTATAtttgatattggtcgcaaagccgatgtctattggtaaacaagtttaaaacgcccgaggtatcctgagagatgttcgatccgacgtagcattcggtcaggaaagatttttgaaggcagtttgcagtgtatatcggattgtttttttccgaatatatagctttcgtctaactataggaactttttggaattcttttattgacatatctaaaataaacccttcatttctgcaagaaaaaaaaacacacatgggtaagcggccctatagatacgtgatcagcccgctggagtgggtatatctcacatattgtataactgatattggtcgcaaagccgatgtctattggtaaacaagtttgaaacgtccgaggtgtactaagagatgttcgatccgacaaagcattcggtcaggcaagatctttgaaggcagttcgcagtgtataccggattgttttttttttaatatatagctttcgtctaactataggaactttttggaattcttttgtTGACATATCagaaataaacccttcatttctgcaaggaaacaaaacacacacaggtaggcggccctatagatgcgtgatcggcccactggagtgggtatatctcccatattgtatatctgatattggtcgcaaagccgatgtctattggtaaacaagtttataACGTCCGAGGTGTACtaagagatgttcgatccgacaaagcattcggtcaggcaagatctttgaaggcagttcgcagtgtataccggattgttttttttttaatatatagctttcgtctaactataggaactttttggaattcttttgtTGACATATCagaaataaacccttcatttctgcaaggaaacaaaacacacacaggtaggcggccctatagatgcgtgatcggcccactggagtgggtatatctcccatattgtatatctgatattggtcgcaaagccgatgtctattggtaaacaagtttataACGTCCGAGGTGTACtaagagatgttcgatccgacaaagcattcggtcaggcaagatctttgaaggcagttcgcagtgtataccggattgtttttttccgaatatatagctttcgtctaactataggaactttttggaattcttttgtTGACATATCagaaataaaccc comes from the Amblyomma americanum isolate KBUSLIRL-KWMA chromosome 1, ASM5285725v1, whole genome shotgun sequence genome and includes:
- the LOC144115917 gene encoding uncharacterized protein LOC144115917; translated protein: MELRVTKAELIQRMSKRKITAMDLEKPEPSTTVAQIHDQISTIRMRAMRRNSKQSSRGHSPSVIHGQPWRHDCQQAGSGGDQFILPLAWILLHHRTRISC